A region from the Lentisphaera profundi genome encodes:
- the ftsY gene encoding signal recognition particle-docking protein FtsY produces the protein MKGIFNVFKKGLKKTKTALFRSFETVFSSVDKWDESTYRQLESALISADLGVSVTQKIIADIKESYSLGEIKTSEDIINIATTRINAILSSDNRPLNENPTGPTVLLMVGVNGAGKTTTTGKLAYKLKQDGKSVLLAACDTFRAAATEQLKHWGERIDVPVIAGKHGSDAAAIAYDACASAKAKDVDYLIIDTAGRQHTRQDLMQELPKILRVIRKNFPEAPHETILVVDGSTGTNALFQAREFGKACDVTSLAVTKLDGSGKGGVVVAIKDEHTFPIHFVGLGESPEDLQPFDPVLYAEAIFSKDSPVA, from the coding sequence ATGAAAGGTATTTTTAACGTCTTCAAAAAAGGACTTAAAAAGACCAAAACGGCACTTTTCCGTTCCTTTGAAACAGTCTTTTCAAGCGTCGACAAATGGGATGAAAGCACTTATCGCCAATTAGAATCTGCCTTGATCTCTGCAGATTTAGGCGTTTCAGTTACTCAAAAGATTATTGCTGACATCAAAGAATCTTACTCACTTGGTGAAATCAAAACTTCAGAAGACATTATAAATATTGCTACCACACGTATCAACGCCATCCTTTCGAGCGACAATCGTCCCCTTAATGAAAACCCTACCGGACCTACAGTCCTACTCATGGTGGGTGTGAACGGAGCAGGAAAAACGACGACTACCGGCAAGTTAGCTTACAAACTAAAACAAGATGGAAAATCTGTCTTATTAGCTGCATGTGATACTTTTCGCGCCGCCGCCACTGAACAACTTAAGCATTGGGGTGAACGCATAGACGTCCCCGTCATTGCAGGCAAACACGGCTCAGATGCCGCTGCCATTGCTTATGATGCTTGTGCATCTGCGAAGGCCAAAGACGTTGACTACCTCATTATTGATACTGCCGGCCGTCAGCACACTCGCCAAGACCTCATGCAAGAGCTCCCGAAAATTTTACGCGTTATTCGCAAAAACTTTCCTGAAGCACCCCACGAAACGATTCTTGTTGTTGATGGCTCTACAGGAACTAACGCCCTCTTTCAAGCAAGAGAATTTGGAAAAGCTTGTGATGTGACCAGCCTTGCGGTTACAAAACTCGACGGCTCTGGCAAAGGCGGTGTTGTTGTTGCCATCAAAGATGAACATACCTTCCCCATCCATTTTGTTGGACTAGGAGAAAGCCCCGAGGATCTACAACCTTTTGATCCAGTGCTTTATGCCGAGGCTATCTTCTCTAAAGACAGCCCGGTAGCTTAA
- a CDS encoding ABC transporter ATP-binding protein, translated as MDPVIKVEKLKIGYGARVIMESLDFEINQGEIFVILGGSGCGKSTLLKHMIGLYKPMAGDIFIKDKSIVNAEAESKREIMKEFGVMYQSGALFGSLTLEENITMILEEVTSMSKEEMHERAMEKLALVELDEFNTFYPAEISGGMKKRAAIARAMALNPDILFFDEPSAGLDPISAANLDALILKLRAKFKTTIVIVTHELESIFSIADRIIMLDKESKQIIEDGDPRKLKNESKNEWVRDFLNRRESVQT; from the coding sequence ATGGATCCTGTAATTAAAGTAGAAAAATTAAAAATTGGCTATGGCGCACGCGTGATCATGGAATCCTTGGATTTTGAGATCAATCAAGGAGAAATTTTTGTAATTCTAGGTGGGTCTGGCTGTGGGAAAAGTACTCTTTTAAAACACATGATCGGACTCTATAAACCCATGGCGGGAGATATTTTTATTAAAGATAAGAGTATCGTTAATGCCGAAGCAGAAAGTAAAAGAGAGATCATGAAAGAGTTTGGTGTCATGTATCAATCAGGTGCATTATTTGGCTCTTTGACTTTGGAAGAAAATATCACGATGATTCTTGAAGAAGTAACCTCTATGAGCAAAGAGGAAATGCATGAGCGTGCAATGGAGAAATTGGCACTTGTGGAGCTCGACGAGTTTAATACTTTTTACCCGGCAGAAATTAGTGGTGGTATGAAAAAACGCGCGGCAATTGCACGTGCAATGGCACTCAATCCCGATATATTATTTTTTGACGAACCTTCCGCAGGTTTAGATCCTATTTCAGCAGCCAATTTAGATGCTTTGATCTTAAAGTTAAGAGCAAAGTTTAAGACGACAATAGTTATTGTTACCCATGAGTTAGAAAGTATTTTTTCTATCGCAGATCGAATAATCATGCTAGATAAAGAAAGCAAGCAGATTATTGAAGATGGGGATCCCCGAAAATTAAAAAATGAATCAAAAAATGAATGGGTACGCGACTTTTTAAATAGACGTGAATCCGTTCAGACTTAA
- a CDS encoding TIGR00341 family protein, with the protein MSSILLYVSKINELDLLIPAAERFAQIYKLNEVELLYVEGEGDTATYRERIKKETRGALALSYDISELPVENSAKSLGAYIDRNKHQVLLGVFHPSFQNNALLYPIFVESSIHTILLWPQSRVGMKRVGVLATGGVNDPKALVLAKDGLREGEKVQLLMLEEDHSFNYEIVGKQAIDDLLDESGVTKDQVKARVECLDADYESLNYFFNKVDLLLTGAENAKDISNWNENKRFPVVGLVKRAPKMAVAKKYTQWIPHLSPRAYADLILGLRRGSLLTADFMVMLGLAAAIASFGLLQDSAAIVIGSMLLAPLMTPMIGCGLALVQANARLGLKSSKTIAVGVLLTIGVSFLVGFITPGQELTSEVVSRGVPNILDLFVALFAACAAAYALARPNIGGAVAGVAIATALVPPLCSVGIALAYGKFPTAFGAFLLFTTNLVAIILGASITFNILGINSMQVHAQRNTWVYKAIGALATILVVFAVPLGLELERNIKLGKPTPNLYPVAKNVTTSIIHYIETLPDVELLLHGRPGSEADPTDVMIILASSVRMPKVYIDELTRIVRRQMGDENLIIEVHALRDGWRDLTLEKRAEKILQKREDLFEEKIKEKFEGKLEQEVEKQVEKGLDKQVEKQIEKKINIELEEKIEKEVKEELKHELKKPKK; encoded by the coding sequence ATGTCGTCGATATTATTGTATGTCAGCAAGATAAATGAGTTGGATCTACTCATTCCAGCGGCAGAGAGGTTTGCTCAGATCTATAAACTTAATGAAGTCGAATTGCTCTATGTAGAGGGAGAAGGAGATACCGCAACGTATCGAGAGAGAATTAAAAAAGAAACACGTGGCGCCCTAGCTTTATCTTATGATATTAGTGAATTGCCAGTAGAGAATAGCGCTAAAAGTTTAGGTGCGTATATAGACCGGAATAAACATCAGGTATTGCTTGGTGTCTTTCACCCTTCTTTTCAGAACAATGCCTTATTATATCCTATTTTTGTAGAATCTTCAATTCACACAATTTTACTTTGGCCTCAATCTCGTGTTGGAATGAAGAGAGTGGGGGTGCTGGCTACGGGAGGAGTAAACGACCCCAAGGCACTTGTCCTTGCCAAAGATGGTTTAAGAGAGGGAGAAAAGGTTCAGTTATTAATGCTCGAGGAAGATCATAGTTTTAACTATGAAATTGTGGGTAAGCAGGCAATTGATGATTTATTAGATGAAAGTGGAGTCACAAAAGATCAAGTTAAAGCCCGTGTTGAATGTTTGGATGCAGATTATGAATCATTAAATTACTTTTTTAATAAAGTCGATCTATTACTTACGGGTGCGGAGAATGCCAAAGATATTTCTAATTGGAATGAGAATAAACGTTTTCCAGTAGTGGGCCTTGTAAAAAGGGCTCCAAAAATGGCCGTAGCCAAAAAATACACTCAATGGATTCCACATCTGAGCCCAAGAGCTTATGCTGATTTAATTCTAGGTTTGAGGCGTGGTTCTTTGCTTACAGCAGATTTCATGGTAATGTTAGGATTGGCGGCGGCGATTGCTTCTTTTGGTTTACTGCAGGATTCAGCAGCTATTGTGATAGGTTCTATGTTATTAGCGCCATTAATGACACCCATGATTGGCTGCGGATTAGCCTTAGTGCAAGCAAATGCTCGCTTAGGCCTTAAATCTAGTAAGACCATAGCAGTAGGTGTTCTCTTGACGATTGGAGTAAGTTTTTTGGTTGGTTTTATAACCCCAGGTCAGGAATTGACATCAGAAGTAGTGAGTAGAGGAGTGCCAAATATTCTTGATTTATTTGTTGCCTTATTTGCCGCATGCGCAGCGGCTTATGCTTTAGCTCGACCCAATATAGGTGGGGCGGTGGCCGGAGTTGCAATTGCGACGGCTTTAGTCCCTCCTTTGTGTTCAGTGGGGATTGCTCTTGCATATGGAAAATTCCCGACTGCTTTCGGCGCCTTTTTACTATTTACAACAAACTTGGTAGCCATTATTTTGGGTGCATCAATTACTTTCAATATCCTCGGGATTAATAGTATGCAAGTACATGCACAGCGTAATACCTGGGTATATAAAGCTATTGGTGCATTAGCGACAATATTGGTTGTATTCGCGGTACCATTGGGTTTGGAGTTAGAAAGGAATATCAAGTTAGGTAAGCCCACACCGAATTTATATCCTGTAGCTAAAAATGTGACCACCAGTATCATACATTATATTGAAACTCTACCAGATGTAGAGCTTTTATTACATGGTCGACCAGGTAGTGAAGCTGACCCTACAGACGTAATGATTATCTTGGCATCTTCAGTGCGTATGCCTAAAGTATACATTGACGAATTAACTAGAATTGTAAGAAGACAGATGGGTGACGAAAATTTAATTATTGAAGTTCATGCTTTAAGGGATGGTTGGCGAGATTTGACTTTAGAAAAAAGAGCAGAGAAAATTCTTCAAAAGAGAGAGGATCTCTTCGAAGAAAAAATCAAAGAAAAATTTGAAGGCAAGCTAGAGCAAGAAGTGGAAAAGCAAGTGGAAAAGGGTTTAGATAAGCAAGTTGAGAAGCAAATAGAAAAGAAAATCAATATTGAATTAGAGGAGAAAATAGAGAAAGAAGTTAAGGAAGAGTTGAAGCATGAATTAAAAAAACCTAAGAAATAA
- the nusB gene encoding transcription antitermination factor NusB: MSKKIKRNPRSMGRKWALQYLYQSDIAKLEFNEDEFELFIAQILDAPSAPNQHEAKNGFAFAREIIEGVLNNILEIDKSISDEAKNWKIDRMATTDRNVLRIAVFELMEVKSNHPIVIVNEAVELAKTFGDTDSFKFVNGMGDTLARKFRPKEMEK, from the coding sequence ATGAGTAAGAAAATTAAACGCAATCCACGCAGTATGGGCCGCAAATGGGCTCTTCAGTACCTTTATCAAAGCGATATAGCTAAGCTTGAATTCAACGAAGATGAGTTTGAACTTTTCATAGCGCAAATCCTCGATGCCCCTTCGGCACCCAATCAACACGAAGCTAAAAATGGCTTTGCGTTTGCTCGCGAAATCATAGAAGGCGTCCTTAATAACATTCTTGAAATCGATAAATCCATTTCTGACGAAGCTAAAAACTGGAAAATCGATCGTATGGCAACTACCGATCGTAACGTTTTACGCATTGCCGTTTTTGAACTTATGGAAGTTAAATCAAATCATCCCATTGTTATCGTAAATGAAGCTGTAGAACTCGCTAAAACTTTTGGTGATACCGATTCATTTAAATTTGTCAATGGCATGGGAGATACCTTAGCACGCAAATTCCGCCCTAAGGAAATGGAAAAATGA
- a CDS encoding M3 family metallopeptidase, which yields MGHLPNNLPTFSQFDASLLNQDVDLFLTQARLQIKSLLDSPSFTWDQLMLPLEDMDVDLGKTWGLASHLYSVKNSPELREAYSEAQVKISEFYTELGQNSELYEAVKSLKDAPSFTSLSDGQQKVINNSLRSFKLSGISLENDKRKRFAEIAKELSSLGTKFSNNVLDATQNYHLQIDKEADLAGLPQNVIDAAATCAKEKDLTGWVFTLDFPSFQPLLTYGESREHREEIYRAYSTRASETGPNANKYDNTEVIESILSLRQEAANLLGFKNFSEKSIYTKMAESPKQVLSFIDQLIDRSRDQALGEVDAIKKYAASKGFQGELQVWDMGFYAEKMRQEFYDLNQEELRPYFTIDKVMNGLFDLASKLYDIQISEVKDKPDVWHDDVRVYTIEREGKTIASFYLDLYARADKRGGAWMNGCLSRHTNTEGELQLPVCYLVCNFMPPAAGKPGLLTHNEITTLFHEFGHGLHHMLTKVDIAAIAGVNGVAWDAVELPSQIMENWCWEKEVIHSLSKHVETGEALPDDKIQRLLDAKNFNSALAMMRQLEFACFDFRLHAESAEDNFAGTQELLNEVRKRTSALSAPEWNRFQNAFSHIFAGGYSAGYYSYKWAEVLSADAYDLFEEEGIYNSNTGKKFLQEILERGGEQDAADLFKNFRGREPKTDALLRHSGIK from the coding sequence ATGGGCCACCTCCCTAATAACCTTCCCACCTTTTCACAATTCGATGCATCACTACTCAATCAAGATGTAGACCTTTTTCTTACACAAGCCAGATTACAAATAAAGAGCTTACTTGATTCTCCTAGTTTCACATGGGATCAGCTTATGCTTCCTCTAGAAGATATGGATGTTGACTTGGGAAAAACATGGGGCCTAGCCTCTCACCTTTATTCAGTCAAAAATAGCCCTGAATTACGCGAAGCTTACAGCGAAGCCCAAGTGAAAATCTCTGAATTCTACACTGAGCTAGGGCAAAATTCAGAACTCTACGAAGCCGTTAAGTCTTTAAAAGATGCTCCTTCATTCACTTCTCTTAGCGACGGACAACAAAAAGTCATCAATAATAGCCTGCGCTCATTCAAGCTTTCCGGTATTTCCTTGGAAAATGACAAGAGAAAACGCTTTGCGGAAATCGCAAAAGAACTCTCTAGCCTAGGTACTAAATTTTCTAATAATGTCCTAGATGCGACTCAAAACTATCACTTGCAAATAGACAAGGAAGCAGACTTAGCCGGCCTCCCTCAAAATGTCATTGACGCCGCCGCGACTTGTGCCAAAGAAAAAGATCTCACTGGCTGGGTTTTCACCCTCGACTTTCCTTCCTTTCAACCCCTACTCACTTATGGTGAAAGCCGTGAACATCGCGAAGAAATCTATCGAGCGTATTCCACTAGAGCATCTGAGACTGGACCTAATGCAAATAAGTATGATAACACTGAAGTCATTGAAAGCATTTTAAGCCTAAGACAGGAAGCCGCCAATTTACTTGGCTTTAAAAACTTTTCCGAAAAATCCATCTATACCAAGATGGCCGAATCACCCAAACAAGTTTTGAGTTTTATTGATCAATTAATTGATCGCTCTCGTGATCAAGCTCTCGGCGAAGTGGATGCTATAAAAAAATATGCGGCATCGAAAGGTTTCCAGGGGGAGCTTCAGGTATGGGACATGGGCTTTTATGCCGAAAAAATGCGCCAAGAATTCTACGATCTAAACCAAGAAGAATTACGCCCTTATTTCACCATTGACAAAGTCATGAACGGCCTCTTTGACCTCGCTAGTAAACTTTACGATATACAAATTTCCGAAGTAAAAGATAAACCCGATGTTTGGCACGATGATGTGCGCGTTTATACAATCGAACGCGAAGGTAAAACCATCGCCTCTTTTTATCTTGATCTTTATGCACGCGCAGACAAACGCGGTGGTGCATGGATGAATGGTTGCCTTTCACGCCATACCAACACTGAAGGTGAATTACAGCTACCTGTATGTTATTTAGTTTGTAATTTCATGCCTCCAGCTGCAGGAAAACCTGGATTACTTACTCACAACGAAATCACCACACTATTTCATGAATTTGGCCACGGCCTTCATCACATGCTCACCAAAGTAGATATTGCGGCCATCGCAGGCGTAAATGGCGTTGCTTGGGATGCAGTAGAGCTTCCTTCTCAAATCATGGAGAATTGGTGCTGGGAAAAAGAAGTCATTCACTCTTTATCAAAACATGTAGAAACTGGCGAAGCTCTACCGGATGACAAAATCCAACGCCTTCTCGATGCTAAAAATTTCAATTCCGCCTTAGCTATGATGCGTCAACTTGAATTTGCTTGCTTTGATTTTCGCCTTCACGCTGAATCCGCGGAAGACAACTTTGCCGGCACGCAAGAATTGCTGAACGAAGTGCGCAAACGAACGTCCGCACTATCAGCACCTGAGTGGAACCGTTTTCAGAATGCTTTTTCACATATTTTCGCAGGTGGCTATTCTGCGGGTTACTATTCATATAAATGGGCTGAAGTTCTTTCTGCAGATGCCTATGACCTCTTTGAAGAAGAAGGCATTTATAATTCTAACACGGGCAAAAAATTCTTACAGGAAATCTTAGAACGTGGAGGTGAACAAGATGCCGCTGATTTATTCAAAAATTTCCGTGGTCGTGAACCCAAGACAGATGCTTTATTACGCCACTCAGGCATAAAGTAA